Below is a window of Paraburkholderia kururiensis DNA.
CACCACCTCACCCTGCGCGCCCTCGGCGCGGCCGGCCGCACCGGCATCGCGGGCCTCGTCGCGCCGCACGTGGCCGATGCGCCGCGCACGGTGATGGGCCTCACGTTCCGCAACCCGGTGGGCCTCGCGGCCGGGCTCGACAAAGACGGCGCGGCCATCGACGGCCTCGCCTCGCTCGGCTTCGGTTTCATCGAGGTGGGCACGGTCACGCCGCGCGCGCAGCCGGGCAATCCGCGCCCGCGCATGTTCCGGCTGCCCGACGCGGGCGCCATCATCAACCGGATGGGCTTCAACAACGCAGGCGTCGACCAGTTCGTGAAGAACGTGCAGGCGGCGCGCTATCGCGGCGTGCTGGGCCTCAACATCGGCAAAAACGCGGACACGCCCATCGAACGCGCCGCCGACGACTATCTCTATTGCCTCGAGCGCGTCTATCCGTTCGCGAGCTACGTGACGATCAACATCTCGTCGCCGAACACGAAGAATCTGCGCCAGTTGCAGGGCGCGGGCGAACTCGACGCGCTGCTCGCCGCGCTCAAGGACAAACAGCAGCGGCTCGCCGACCTGCACGGCAAGCTCGTGCCGCTCGTGCTCAAGATCGCGCCCGATCTCGACGACGAGCAGGTCAAGGCGATTGCGGGCACGCTGCTGCGTCATGGCATCGAAGGCGTGATCGCCACCAACACCACGCTCTCGCGCACCGCTGTCGCGGGCCTGCCGCACGCGGACGAAGCCGGCGGCCTCTCGGGCAAGCCGGTCTTCGACCTCTCCAACCAGGTGATCCGCAAGCTGCGCGCCGAAGTGGGCGACACCGTGCCCATCATCGGCGTGGGCGGCATTTTCTCGGGCGAGGACGCGCGTGCGAAGCTCGCCGCGGGCGCCTCGCTCGTGCAGCTTTATACGGGCTTCATCTATCGCGGCCCGGCGCTCGTCGGCGAGTGCGTGCGGGCATTGGCCTCGTAGAGACGGATCGAGGCGAGACCCGCCTCGTTACCGGCCAGGCTCGAACACGGCGCGAGGCACGACAGACAGGCCATTACCTGGACCAACGCCTCGCTCATTCGCCCGCGAAGCGAAGCCCCAGCGCCGCGCGCGCCGCGTCGGCCATCGCGATCATGTGGCGCGACGTGTCGTGCGTCATCACGGGACTTTCCAGCGTGCCCGCGCGAAGCAGTTCGCAGAAGTGCTCCGTTTCGTAGTTGAGTCCGCCGCCTTCGAACGGCGCCTCCAGCTCCACGCTGCGGCCATCGGCATAGCGCACGGTGGCGCGCACCGGGTTCCACCAGTTCTCGTGAATCGTGACGTGGCCTGCGGGCCCCGCCAGCAGCGCATCGCCCTTGCCGTACAGATCCAGCCCGCAGAAGAGCTGCGCGATGCCGCGCTCGTGGCGGCAATTCAGCGCGGCGAACGTGTCCACGCCGGTGGGACCGAGCCGCCCCGTGGTCTGAATCTCGAGCGGCGCGCCGAGCCAGTCCACCGCGAGAAACATCTCGTAGATGCCGATGTCGAGCAGCGCGCCGCCTGCATGCTCGAATGAAAAGGACGGGTGGTCGGCAGGCACCGTGGAGACCGCGCAACCCGCGCGCACGAGCCCGATCTCGCCGATAGGGTCCGCGGCCAGATGCGCGCGCAACTTCCGGTAGAGCGGATAGAACGGCGGCTTCATGGCCTCCATGAAGAGCCGCCCGGCGCGATGCGAAGCATCGATCACGCGCTCCAATTGCGCGCCGTTGATGGTGGCCGGCTTCTCGCACAACACGTGCAGCCCGGCGTCGAGCGCCGCGATCGCGTACTGCGCGTGCGTGTCTTGCAGCGTGGCGATATAGACGGCGTCGATGCCCGCGGACAACAGCGCTTCGAGGTTCGGGAAAGCCGCGCAGCCTGTGTCGCGCGCAAAGGCCGTCGTGGTCTCTTCGCGGCGCGACCAGACGGCGGCAAGCCGGGTGTGCGGCACGTGTTTCAAGCTCGCGGCAAAGCGGCGCGCAATGCGGCCCGCGCCGACGATGCCCCAGCGGATGACGGCGTCGTCTCTCATCGATTGGGAAGTCCGGCTGTGGTGAGAAAGCCGCCATTGTCGCAGCAACGGCGGCTACCCGCAGCCGTACAGCGGCGCTCGGAGAGCCGTCGAAACAGCCGTCCTGCCCGCCGGATCGCCCAGACCCCTACACGCCTAGACGCGCTCCGCGTGCGAAACCGGGAACGCCTGCTCCACTTCGTCGGAGGTGAAGTCGATCAGCGCAAGCGATGCTGCTTCGGCCTCCTTCGGATCGTGCCGCTCGATCGCTTCCACCACGCGTCCGTGCGTACGCACAACGGTTTCCCACGAGCTTTCCTTGCGCATGATGATCGGGTTCACCGCGGACAGTGCACCGCGCACGATCGCCGCCATCTGCTGGAAGAACTGGTTGCCGCTCGCAGCCACGATGCGCGTATGCAGCAGCTCGTCGGCGTCCTGATACGCCGGGTCGGTGGGCGCGATGGAACGGAAGGCGTCGAACGCCTCGCGAATGCCGGCAATTTCGGCCGGCGTGGCGCGCATGGCCGCGAGCGCCGACGCCCGCGGCTCGATCAGCACGCGAAACTCGATCACGTCGCGCAGGAACTGCGAATCGGGCTTGGCCCGAAAGCGCCAGCTGACCACGTCCTCGTCGAGCATGCGCCAGTCGCGCATGGGTCGTATGCGCGTGCCGATCTTGGGCCGCACGTCCAGCATGTGGCGCGCGAGCAGCATCGACAGCGCCTCGCGCATCACCGTGCGGCTGACGTTGAACTCCTTCGAGAGCACATCCTGCGGCGGCAGAATGGCTCCGTACTTTTCCTCGACGATGCCCGACACCAGGCCATCCATCACCTTGCTGACGAGCGAACGATCCTTGTTGGCCGTTTCCATGGCACTCTCCCCGATATGGCTTTACGCCTGTCTATGAAGACTGATGAAGAAGCGCCCTCGCGTCTGTGTTCTTCTTCTCATCTAACAATAAATTGCTTGCTTCGTGGGCACTGCGCCAGTGGGAAACGTCCTGACAGGGTTATCCCTCTGAAGATTTGTTTCAACTCTGCAACGCGCCTGGCAATGGCCGTCGGCGGGCCTCGCACGAGGTGCGAAAAACCGGCAAAGCTTGCAATGATCCTAGGCCCTCGTAACCGCGTCGGCCGCGCACGTCAAGCCTTGTTGTCAACGGACGTGGAAATTAATCCAGACTGCCAGGTATTCCTGGGTCGCCTCGCGGTGCGCGCGCATCGCACGGATCGATGTCTTCGAGCCGTCCCGAAATTCAGCGATGCGTGACGTTCGCGTAGTGACCACCGAAGAACAGCAGCGGCGCGTGGTCTTCGAGCGAAAAGGCCTGCACCTCGCCGATGAAGAGCGTGTGGTCACCGCACGGATGCCGGTCCACCACGCGTGCCGCAAAGCGCGCCACGGCACGGTCCAGCCACGCGATGCCCGGCACGCCCTGCGCCTCGCTGAAATGCGGTGCGAGCCACGTTTGATGTTCGCCCGCGTAGTGCCGGCTGTGCGCTTCCTGCTCGTCGGTAAG
It encodes the following:
- a CDS encoding flavin reductase family protein — its product is MEPGVQRVAELPVDAGERLLRRAFGRFATGVVVVSTGCGETLHAMTANAFMSGSLRPPLVVVSVGQRARMHERLMTHELFAVSVLTDEQEAHSRHYAGEHQTWLAPHFSEAQGVPGIAWLDRAVARFAARVVDRHPCGDHTLFIGEVQAFSLEDHAPLLFFGGHYANVTHR
- a CDS encoding quinone-dependent dihydroorotate dehydrogenase, translating into MFSSLYPLLRAQLFRMDAENAHHLTLRALGAAGRTGIAGLVAPHVADAPRTVMGLTFRNPVGLAAGLDKDGAAIDGLASLGFGFIEVGTVTPRAQPGNPRPRMFRLPDAGAIINRMGFNNAGVDQFVKNVQAARYRGVLGLNIGKNADTPIERAADDYLYCLERVYPFASYVTINISSPNTKNLRQLQGAGELDALLAALKDKQQRLADLHGKLVPLVLKIAPDLDDEQVKAIAGTLLRHGIEGVIATNTTLSRTAVAGLPHADEAGGLSGKPVFDLSNQVIRKLRAEVGDTVPIIGVGGIFSGEDARAKLAAGASLVQLYTGFIYRGPALVGECVRALAS
- a CDS encoding FadR/GntR family transcriptional regulator; protein product: METANKDRSLVSKVMDGLVSGIVEEKYGAILPPQDVLSKEFNVSRTVMREALSMLLARHMLDVRPKIGTRIRPMRDWRMLDEDVVSWRFRAKPDSQFLRDVIEFRVLIEPRASALAAMRATPAEIAGIREAFDAFRSIAPTDPAYQDADELLHTRIVAASGNQFFQQMAAIVRGALSAVNPIIMRKESSWETVVRTHGRVVEAIERHDPKEAEAASLALIDFTSDEVEQAFPVSHAERV
- a CDS encoding Gfo/Idh/MocA family protein, producing MRDDAVIRWGIVGAGRIARRFAASLKHVPHTRLAAVWSRREETTTAFARDTGCAAFPNLEALLSAGIDAVYIATLQDTHAQYAIAALDAGLHVLCEKPATINGAQLERVIDASHRAGRLFMEAMKPPFYPLYRKLRAHLAADPIGEIGLVRAGCAVSTVPADHPSFSFEHAGGALLDIGIYEMFLAVDWLGAPLEIQTTGRLGPTGVDTFAALNCRHERGIAQLFCGLDLYGKGDALLAGPAGHVTIHENWWNPVRATVRYADGRSVELEAPFEGGGLNYETEHFCELLRAGTLESPVMTHDTSRHMIAMADAARAALGLRFAGE